Genomic segment of Methanoculleus horonobensis:
GTAGAAGAGGCACTTTCACGGGCGCGAGAGGAGCAGCGCTTTGCTGAGCCCACGGAGGTCGACAAGGATCTTGAAGATCTCCTCATGGAACTCAGGACTGAGATCGCAGTCGTCGGGTGCGGGGGCGGCGGTTCGAACACAGTGACCCGGATGGCGGATGAAGGCATCAACGGGGCACGGCTGATCGCTCTCAACACCGACGCGCAGCATCTTGTCAGAACACGGGCGGAGACCCGGATCCTCATCGGAAGGCAGAGAACCCGCGGTCTTGGCGCGGGCTCTATCCCCCAGGTCGGCGAGGAGGCGGCCCTCGAGAACGAGGACGAGATCAAGCAGGCTGTCCAGGGATGCGACATGGTCTTCATCACCACCGGACTCGGGGGCGGGACCGGTACCGGCTCAGCACCCGTGGTCGCGAAGGCCGCGAGAGAGGAGGGCGCACTGACCATTGCGGTGGTCACCCTGCCGTTCACGGTGGAAGGCGCTATCCGGGGCCAGAATGCGGAGGCCGGTCTCGAGCGGCTCCGTGAGGTGGCGGATACCGTCATCGTCGTCCCGAACGACCGGCTGCTGGAGGTCGTGCCCCGGCTTCCGCTCCACGCGGCGTTCAAGGTCTCGGACGAGGTGCTGATGCGGGCGGTCAAGGGCATCACCGAGCTCATCACGATGCCCGGTCTCGTGAACCTCGACTTTGCCGATGTCCGGACGGTCATGGAGCGGGGAGGCGTCGCGATGATCGGGATGGGTGAGAGCGACAGTGAGGACAAAGCCGCCGACTCGGTCAAGAAGGCGCTGCGCTCCCCGCTGCTCGATGTCGATATCTCCGGGGCGAGCGCGGCTCTCGTCAACGTGGTCGGCGGGCCCGATATGACGATGTCCGAGGCGGAAGGCGTCATCCAGGAGGTCTACGACCGCATCGATCCCGATGCCCGCATCATCTGGGGTGCTCAGGTTGACCCCGACATGCAGGGCAAGATGCGGACGCTGCTCGTGGTCACCGGCGTCCGGTCACCACAAATATATGGGAGAAACGAGAAGAGTATGCCGCGCATGATGAAACAGTTTGAGATCGACTTCCTGAAGTGAGCCGGTATGATGGATTATAAAGAGACGTTAGAGGAAGTAAAGTCGTTCAGGATCGAGGAGGAACTCTTCAAGAAGTACTGGCGGGTGCTGAAACTGGCACGGACGCCGACTCGCGACGAGTTCTCCAAGATTGCCGTCGTGGCGGCGGCCGGGATCATGCTCATCGGCCTTGTCGGCTTTATCATATACGAGATCATGCTGGTACTGCCCAAATGATGGATATGGTTGAGAGTACAAACCGGATATACGCGATAAAGACGACCGCAAAGCAGGAGCGGACGGTCGCCGACAACATCGATAAGGTGATCCGCGAGCAGAAGGACATTCACGTGGTGGCCGTCATGGTTCCCGAGGAACTGAAGGGCTACGTCCTCGTGGAGAGCCCGGACTCCATCGCCCGGATAGAGCAGCTGGTGGAGATGATCCCCCATGCGCGCGCGGTGGTGCACGGCTCGACGGCCCTCTCCGAGGTGGAGCATTTCCTGGTGCCGAAGAAGGCAGTCAGCGGCATCACCGAGGGCACTATCGTCGAGATCATTGCAGGTCCGTTCAAGGGCGAGAAAGCGGTCGTCAAGCGCGTCGATTCCGGAAAGGAAGAGATTACGGTCGAACTCTATGAGAGTATGATTCCGATCCCGATTACGGTCCGTGGCGACTCCGTTCGCGTCGTGGAGCGGTCGGAAAACATTTCCTGAATAATATAACGTTCATCTTCTTTTTTCCCCGCCGCGTTCCGCGTTATCGGCAGCGATGCAACTCCCGGCGGCCGGGCGCTACGTTGAATGCGGGCCGGTGCGCCACCCGGGTACTGTACTTTAAATCCTCCCACGTTGACCTTAGATAACCCAGGCAACTATTCCCCTGAGGAATAATCAGCTGGTGAACTTGTATGGCAGAAACGGTCGAGGTATTGGTACCCGGTGGCAAGGCAACAGCAGGCCCGCCTCTGGGGCCCGCGCTCGGACCTCTCGGTATCAACGTGAAGGCTGTCGTCGACGAGATTAACAAGAAAACAGCCGAATTCAACGGCATGCAGGTGCCGGTGACGGTTACGGTCGACGATAAGAAGAACTTCACGATTGAGGTGGGCATTCCGCCCACGACGGCGCTCGTCATGAAAGAGGCCGGTATCACGAAGGGTTCGACAGAGCCGGGTGCTTTAGTGGCGGGAGATCTGCCACTGGAGGCCGCTGTCCGTATTGCCCGTATGAAGTTTGATGGCATGCTCTCGTACGATCTGAAGTCCGCGGTCAAAGAGGTCCTCGGAACGTGCGTGAGTGTCGGTGTCACCGTCGAGGGGAAGAAGCCCCGCGAGATGATCCAGGCCGTCAACAACGGGGAGTACGACAGCGTACTCGTCGCATAGATGTCAGACAACCATAGAAGATCGTGAGGTCGTGTACTATGGAGGCAAAGGATGGTTGATAAAACCAGTATACAGGAAGCCGTGAAGACGGCCCTCTCAAAGGCTCCGGAACGGAAGTTCAAGGAGAGCGTGGATATCACCGTCAACCTCAGGAATATCGACATGTCCCAGCCCAAGAATCGTATTGATGAGACGATTCTCCTCCCGAACGGTTTTGATAATATCAAGATCGCAGTTCTCGGGAAGGGCGATATCACCACACAGGCAAAAGAGGTGAATGTGGACCTCATCATCGGACCTGAGGAGATCGAGCGGCTCGGGGGAGAGCCCCGCGAAGCGCGCAAGATGGCGGATGAGTACCGGTTCTTCCTTGCCGAGACGGCAATGATGCCTCTCGTCGGCCGTTATCTCGGTGTCAGGCTCGGTCCGCGTGGACGGATGCCGATGCCGGTTCCGCAGGGAATGGACATCCGGCCGATCGTCCAGCGTCTGAGGAGCTCCGTGAAGATCCGGACGAAGGATAAGAAGGTCTTCCACACGAAGGTCGGTTCCTCCGGAATGACCCCCGAGCAGATAGCCGAGAACATCGATACGGTTATCCGGAGGGTCGAGTCCGTGCTCGAGAGCGGAGCGATGAATATCCACTCAGTCTACGTGAAGACGACCATGGGGCCGGCAGTGAGGGTGATCTGATGGCGCTCTATACGCACCACCTGCCCCGGTGGAAGAAGGATGAAGTAGAAGAGATCAAGCGCGGTATCGAGGAGCACTCGCTCGTCGGCGTCGTGGACATGTATGGCATTCCCGCCTCGCAGGTCCAGCAGATCCGGCGGAACCTCCGCGGCACGGCGAGGGTGAAGATGGCAAGGAACACGCTGATCGAGCACGCCTTAAACGAGCTCGGCGGCAGCGTCGCGGCCTTAAACGACCACGCCGACGGCCAGAGCGCTCTGATCTTCACGAACGAGAATCCTTTCAAGCTCTTCAAGCTGCTCGAGAAGACCAAGACGAAGATGGCGGCGAAGCCCGGCGAGACAGCTCCCGAGGATATCGTCATCCCGAAGGGTCCGACCAGCTTCAAGCCCGGCCCGATCGTGGGCGAGCTCCAGCAGGTGGGCATTCCCGCAGCCATTGAGGGCGGAAAGGTCAAGATTCGCGAGACGAAGACGGTCGTGAAGAGGGGCGAGGTCATCAACAAGAAGGTTGCCGACGCTCTCGTGAAACTCGGCGTCAAGCCGATGGATGTCGGCCTCATCCTGCAGGCCGCATACTACCGGGATACCATCTTCACGCCGGACCTGCTCGCTATCGATGAGGACGCCTACGCGAACAACATCGTGCTCGCGGCCCAGCAGGCGTTCAACCTCTCGGTCAACGCCGTCATCCCGACCAGGCTTACCGTCGCGGCCATCATCGGCAAGGCGGTGCGCGAGGCCCGGAATGTGGGCGTCGAGGCGAGTATCTACGAGAAGGATATCGTCGACCTGATCATCGGGCGGGCACAGCGCGAGATGCTGGCCGTCGCGCTCGCGGCGCAGGGCCGTGGGTTCGAGCTCGATGAGGCGACCCTGAAAGCCGCATCGGCTGCGACCGCTGCGGCACCCGCGGCAGCAGCCCCGGCGGCAGCCGAGGATAAGCCCGAGGAAGAAGAGTCTGAAGAGGAGAAGAAGGAAGAGGATGAAGAGGGCGGCATGGCCGGTCTCGGCGCCCTCTTCGGCTAATATCATTTCAAAAAGAGGTGAATGAACTATGGAGTATATCTACGCTGCACTGCTCCTGCACAACGCAGGCAAAGATGTAACTGAAGAGAATGTGACTGCTGTCCTGAACGCGGCCGGTGTCGCGGTCCAGGATGCCCGCGTGAAGGCGCTCGTCGCCGCACTCGAGGACGTGAACATCGAGGAGGCCATCAGCAAGGCCGCCGTCGCGTCCGTCGCCGCTGCCCCCGCCGCAGCCGCTGCCCCTGCAGCCGCCGCGCCAGCAGCCGAGGAAGAGGCCGAGGAAGAGGGCAAGAAGGAAGAGGAAGAAGAGAGCGGCATGGCCGGTCTCGGCGCCCTCTTCGGCTAAACCTTTTTTCTTTCGCCTTTAACGAACCGGTTGTCTTCGCGGTTCGAGTGACGTTCCACTCTCGCCAGACCTTTTAGAATGCTTCTCCGGGCAGCCGTGCGTCTTTTTTCGGTATTACGCTGCCAGGCGGGTGATCTACGGGGAAAAAGAGGGCTTCTGTCCGATCACAACCCGCGGGCTACGGGATCTCACTTCTCCACGCTCCCGCCGTAGACCACCTGCCCGAAGCTGATGCAGCCGTCGCCGAGCGGGTAGTCCCTGTTCATGATGAACTCGAGCCCGGCGGCACGGATCTCTGACCGGATCGTCTCCCGGATCGCACGGTTGTAGGCCACCCCGCCCGAGAGCGCCACCCGGGGGATCCCTCGTTCTTCGGCCGCCCGGACGGCCATCGCGGCGACGCCACGGGCGAGGTTGTGCTGGAGCGATGCGGCGAGATCCTCGGCCCGCTCCCCTGCGGCTGACCTCCGGTATGCCTCAGAAAGGAGCGAGCGGGTCGAGAGAACCTCGCAGCCGCCGTCGCCCCGCCGGTATTCAATCTCCCAGGCCGAGGGCTTCCCGGCGTGCGCCGCGGTCTCGAGTTTCATCGCCGGCTCCCCGTCGTAGGTTCGCTCCCGGCAGATCCCGAGGAGGGCCGCGGCGGCGTCCAGCACCCGGCCGGTGCTCGATGTCGCGGCGACGTTCAGCCCCCGCTCCACCTGCCGGACGAGGACGGCAAGTTCGATATCGCTCCAGCCCCGCGCTGCAAGGAGGTCTCTCACCCCCGATGTCGGGAGGATGCCGTAGAGCATCCGTTCCGGGAACCGGGTGGCGAGGTCGCCGCCCGGCATCGGGACGACCTCGAGGTGGGCGACCCGGTCGAGGTGGGGTACCTGTCCGGCGAATACCTCCCCGCCCCAGATCGTGGCATCGTCGCCGTAGCCCACCCCGTCGATCGCGATCCCGACGCACTCCTCCCGGGTCGTGGCGGCGATGTGCGCCCGGTGGTGCTGGACGGCGAGGAGCTCCGCCCCGGTCGCTTCGGCAACCTCCTTCGCGTAGCGGGTCGAGAGGAACTGCGGGTGGAGGTCGTGGACGATCCGGTCGTACCTGGCGCCGGTGAGGCCGCCGAGTCTCTCCGCCGTCTCCTGCAGGTAGGCGAGGGTCTGGGGGTTCCTGACGTTTCCGACATGCGGGGAGGTGATGCAGAAACCGCCCTTGTAGATGGAGACGTTCGCGTTCAGTTCCGGGCCGACGCCGAGGATGCATCCTTTGCCGAGGTCGATCGCCTCCCGTTTCGGGGCGAGGCCGCGGGAGAGCCGGATGATGTAGCCGTCCCGGACGACGGAGTCGTCGCACCGGTTGACGATCCGGCGGTCGTGGGTGAGGATGTAGTCCACCTGCCCCGGAAGCCGCTTGAGAGCGAGACCGAGATCGGTGATCATCGGGTAGCCCGGCAGGTTCGCGCTCGTCATGATGAGGAGCGGGTGGGCGAGGTTCGCGAAGAGGAGGTGGTGCAGCCCGGTGTAGGGGAGCATGCATCCGATGGTGTGGAGGTCTGATATCGCCGGGAGAGACGTGGGATCACGCTTTTCGAGCACCACGATCGGGCGAGCCCGGGAGTGGAGGATCGCCCGCTCTTCGTCCGAGACGATCGCGAGCCGTTCCACCTCCTCCGGGGTCGCCATCACTGCGAGGGGTTGTTCCGTCCGGCCGAGGCGGCGTTTCAGAACCCCCGCCGCCTCCTCGGTGCAGGCGATATGAAATCCCCCGATCCCGCGGATGGCGACGATCGAGCCCGCGTCGAGGAGGGCCGCCGCTTCCCGGATGGGGTCTCCCGCCACCGCCGTTCCGTCGGCCCGGAGGAGGGCGAGACCCGGCCCGCAGGTCGTACAGGCGATCGTCTGGGCGTGGTGGCGGCGGCACGACGGGTCGGTGTACTCCCCCTCGCAGGCGGGGCAGACCGGGAACTCCGCCATCGACGTACGCTCCCGGTCATAGGGGATGGTATTGATGATGCTGTACCGGGGCCCGCAGTTGACGCAGGACGTTGCCCAGTACCCCTCGTATCGGCCGCCCTGCGCGAAAATATCGGCGATGCAGTCGTCGCAGATGGCGACGTCGGTCGGGATGAACCCCGAGAGGCTCCCGGAGTTGCTTTCGAGGATGGTAAACCCTTCGGTCTGCCCGCCGCGCAGATTCTGGACATCTACGGAATCTATCTGAGATAATGGCGTTCCTTTAGAAACAGCCACCAGAAACTCCTCGAAGCGCTCGCCGAACGCATGGATCTCGACCTCGCTCCCGAGGTTTTTGACCGTCCCCGTGATCCCGAATTCCCTCGCTTTTGCATAGACAAAGGGACGAAACCCGACGCCCTGGACGATGCCCCGGATGATGATTATGCCACTGGTACGCATTGAGATTTCAGCAAAAATTTATGGAGTTATACCACCATATAACAATAGGGTATCGCAGTGACGGGACATATTAAAATTCTTAACGATCCAGTAGAACTGGTTCCTCTTCTCATAACGTTCAATAATGTCGATTATAAAAAGATCTACGAGCTCCTGAACAAGGCCTGGCTGACCGAGGAAGATCTGGTGGCGTATGCCGGCCCCTCGACAGTGACCGAGTGCCTTGCTATCCTCAAGAAGGGAAACCTGATCGAAGAACAGTGGCGGATGCCCAAGCCCGGAGAGAAGCCGTTGAAGGAGTACCGCGCGACATACAGCAAGTTCCGGGCCAGTTTCCAGTGTTCCATGGGCGATATCGGAGATCTGCTGCACATCGCCGTCTCGAACGACGAGGGTCTCCGCACGATTGTGGACTCGGTCGAGCAGGAGATCGTGGCCGGAACCACCTCCATCGGCGATATCTCCCGAAAATACGGGGTCAGCCCCACTTTCATCAAGGGACTGGCGAAGAGGATCCCCGGTCTCGACGTGAAAGGGCAGGGAATGGTGCTGCTTGACCGAATTCACTGACGACCCTCTTTACGTCATCCTGCGCAGCAAACGGGAGGCCACCCGGTTCCAGATTCTCGTAGAGGTCGCTGAACACCAGCCGGCCGTCCGCCAGCAGGAGATCGCCGCGAAACTCGGGGTGACGCCTCAGGCCGTCTCCGAGTACATCCGGGAACTGGTTGACGAAGGGCTGGTCACCGCTCATGGCCGGGGCCGCTACGAGGTGACGAAGAACGGGATCGAGTGGGTTCTGCATCACGCCGAGGCGCTTGAGTCCTACGCCCGCCACGTCAACCGCGATATCATCCAGCAGGTGGCGGTCTGGACGGCCATCGCCCGGGACGATATCCGGAAGGGGGATACGGTCGGTGTCTTCATGCAGGACGGGTGGCTTTATGCAACGAAAGAAGAGCAGAGCGCCACCGGCCTCGCGACCATGGACGCGGCACCGGGAGAAGACCTCGGCGTCGCCCAGTTGAACGGCATCATCCAGCACGAGGAGGGGCTCATTCACGTCTGCAAGGTGCCGCGGGTGGAGCGGGGCGGGTCCCGGCAGGTCAGCACGGATCTTCTCCGCGAGGCGATCCGGGACGTCGAGATGGTGGGCGCCGTCGGCCTCGAATCCTACGTGGCCCTCAGGAAGGCGGGCATCGAGCCGGATATGTTCTTTGGCTCAAGGGAAGGTGTCGTCGAAGCGGCGTTTCACGGTCGGGAGTGCGCAATTTTTATCGTCGATGAGGAGTTTACCGATTTCCTCAAACGTCTGGAGACGGTGGGGCTCACCTACACGATCCACGACCTGATCCCGTCATGAAAGTCATTGTCCAGCCCCAGAAAGGCACGTATAAACTGTTGTTCGTCGAAGGCGGCCGTGTCGAAGGTTCGGGTTTCGTCGACCTGACTGCGACCCCGAAGGGTCAGCGGCCGAAGAACTTCAAGATGCGCCGGCGCGGCAAACAGCTCAAGCCCACCCCGACCCGCGATCTCATCGCCCTGTTGCGCCGCTCCTCGGTGCTCCTTGCAGCGAGGAGCCCTGAGTTCGAGTCGTTCCTTGCCGATCTCCAGATCTCATGGTCGCGGATCAATATCTGCCGGTTCTGCCAGCTCGAGGACCGGTTCGTGCCGGTCGACAGGACGACCGGTGTGCGGTACGGCGGCGAGTGGATCTGCATGGAGTGCGCAAAGCGTGAGATGCGCCGGGAGCTTGGTTACCTGGGGAAGTTCGGCGGCTCGGTGCTCGTCCACCTGGAGAAACTTCTCGTTCAGGTTCGCGATCTCGACCGGGTGCTGGCGTCGGTGGGGCCCGAGCACCCCGACCGGAAGCGGACGCTCTTTGACCGGCTCGAGGCACACGAGGTTCAGGAGACCGCCCATATCACCGACCTGCCGTTGCCTCCCGCATTCGCGAAGGCCGCCGGGGTCGAGTACCTGATGCCCGTCCAGCAGCTCGCCGTCCAGAACGGCCTCCTCGAGGGGCAGCACCTCCTGGTCGTCGCGGCCACTGCGAGCGGCAAGACCTTCATCGGGGAGATGGCCGGGATGAAGAACTTCCTCGAAGGCCGGGGGAGGACGCTCTTTCTGGTTCCGCTGGTCGCGCTCGCGAATCAGAAGTATCAGCGGTTCCGCGACCGCTACGGCCATCTCGTCCGGGTCACGCTGCAGACCGGGGTGAGCCGTCTCAACCTCCCCGAGACCCGATCCTCAGGGGACCGGGACGTCAACGCTCCCGTGGTGGTCGGAACCTACGAGGGAATCGACCACGCTCTCCGGACCGGGCGATCCTTGAAGGATATCGGGACCGTCGTCATCGACGAGGTGCAGATGCTCGAAGACCCGGAGCGCGGCCACCGTCTCGACGGACTGATCGCCCGGCTCAAGCACATCGCGCCCGAGGCTCAGTTCCTCTATCTCTCGGCCACGATCGGGGCTCCCGGGCTGCTCGCGGAGAAACTCCAGGCAAACCTTGTCCGCTACGCGGACCGGCCGGTCCCGCTCGAGCGCCATCTCATCTTCGTCGAGAGAAACAAGAAGATCAACTTCATCAAGCAGATGGTCGCCGAGGAGTTCAAGATACGGTCGTCGAAGGGCTACCGCGGCCAGACGATCGTCTTCACGAACTCCCGCGCCCGCTGCCACGTCATCGCCGACGCCCTCGGAAAGAACGCCGCCCCCTACCACGCGGGGCTGACCTCCCAGGAACGCCGCGACGTCGAGCGGCGGTTTGCAAACGGGGAAGTTGCCGCCGTCGTGACCACGGCGGCGCTTGCCGCAGGCGTCGATTTCCCTGCATCGCAGGTGGTCTTCGATGCCCTGGCGATGGGCATCAAGTGGCTCACCGTCCAGGAGTTCCACCAGATGATGGGTCGGGCGGGCCGTCCGGACTTCCACGATCTCGGCCGGGTGGTCATCCTGGCCGAGCCCGGGGGATCCTACTCCCGGGCGTCCGGGAAGACCGAGGAGGAGGTCGCCGTCGGCCTCCTGCGAGGCGAGATGGAGGAGGTCGCGCCCGAGTACGACATGGAGCAGAGCACGGAGGAGTTCGTCGCGAACGCCGTGGTCTCGAACGGCGACGAGCAGCAGGTCATCAAGATGACCCGCGCGATGGTCGGGACGCTGGAGCCGGCCCTCCCCACGCTCCTCGACTACGGTCTGGTCAAGCGGCGGGCAGGGCGTATCGAACTCACCGATATGGCCCGGGTGATGGCCGAGCACTTCATCGGCGCCGAACGGTTGATGGAGATCATGGATCTCGTCCGGCGCATGGACGATGCGGCCGAGATCGTCGCGGAACTCGAGTGTGCCGAGGAGACGACGCCGTAGGGTTTTTTTTGAGGCTGTCGGGAGAGCCGCCTGGAAAAGATGGCTCTCCCAGAAACCGCGTTTATTTGTGCGCTTAAAGTTTACTTGTCCCCCTGTTTCACGTTTCGGGACGTTGCAACCCCGTGCACGGATTTCCACCGGACATCGCACCTTCGGTGCTCCAGCTCCGTTCCTGCCGGAACGTCGCTTATCGCCACGCACTGCCCCCGCCCCCGGGGCGGGGTGCGACGGGCTGTAGGGCCGGAGCATGAGCACCGAAGGTGCGGAGGAGGAGGCCGGAGGCCGGGTGGGGTGGGGGTTACAGGCATTCATTCCGACGTGGAGACAGGGGAGGGGGGATGCTCCCCCTCAAACCCTACCGGCTTCTCGTGCTCCGTTCCTGCCGGAACATCGCACTCCCCGTCAGCCCCACCCCCACGTGGCGATAGCCACCACGGTCCACTGTATTTGGACTCTCTTGTCTCAACAGGTCTATTGGCGATCAACAGCACTGCAGTATTCTCAACCATCACTGCAGGTTCACTGGCTTCTCACATCCCGGCCGGGTACAGCCCAAACCCCCTCTTCCTACCGATACCTCTCCAGATACTCCCGCACCTTCTCCGACTCCACCCAGCCTTCGTCGAGTTGCTTGAGGATCGCCTTGATCTGCCGGACCTGCTCGCGGATCTTCTCCGCCCGCGGATCATCGATGAGGTCGGCCATCCCCTGGACGACCTGAAGGGGGTTTCTGATGTGGTCGGTCAGAACTGCGAACTGCTCGATGTTCCTCTCGATCTGCCGGTATGCCTCCATCCTCTCCCGCTCGATCCTCTCCCGCTCTTTCATCTCGCGCCTGAGGTTCTCGTTTGCCGCCCGGAGTTCATCTGTTCGTTGCGTCACCAGTTCCTCAAGGCGGTAGCGGTAGTCCAGCAACTCCTTCTCGGCCCGCCGCCTCTCCGTCACGTCCCGGGCGATGATGAGGATGGCCGGCGTGCCCCCGAGGGTGATGCGGTGGATGCTCGCTTCGACGGGGATCCGGTTGCCCTCCCGGGGGATCAGGTCGGCGGAGTGCAGGCGCAGGTCGCCCTTCTTGAAGTCGCTCCGGATGAGGATGACCGATCCCGGGGCGA
This window contains:
- the ftsZ gene encoding cell division protein FtsZ; protein product: MKSIVEEALSRAREEQRFAEPTEVDKDLEDLLMELRTEIAVVGCGGGGSNTVTRMADEGINGARLIALNTDAQHLVRTRAETRILIGRQRTRGLGAGSIPQVGEEAALENEDEIKQAVQGCDMVFITTGLGGGTGTGSAPVVAKAAREEGALTIAVVTLPFTVEGAIRGQNAEAGLERLREVADTVIVVPNDRLLEVVPRLPLHAAFKVSDEVLMRAVKGITELITMPGLVNLDFADVRTVMERGGVAMIGMGESDSEDKAADSVKKALRSPLLDVDISGASAALVNVVGGPDMTMSEAEGVIQEVYDRIDPDARIIWGAQVDPDMQGKMRTLLVVTGVRSPQIYGRNEKSMPRMMKQFEIDFLK
- a CDS encoding protein translocase SEC61 complex subunit gamma, with product MMDYKETLEEVKSFRIEEELFKKYWRVLKLARTPTRDEFSKIAVVAAAGIMLIGLVGFIIYEIMLVLPK
- a CDS encoding transcription elongation factor Spt5; the protein is MVESTNRIYAIKTTAKQERTVADNIDKVIREQKDIHVVAVMVPEELKGYVLVESPDSIARIEQLVEMIPHARAVVHGSTALSEVEHFLVPKKAVSGITEGTIVEIIAGPFKGEKAVVKRVDSGKEEITVELYESMIPIPITVRGDSVRVVERSENIS
- a CDS encoding 50S ribosomal protein L11, whose translation is MAETVEVLVPGGKATAGPPLGPALGPLGINVKAVVDEINKKTAEFNGMQVPVTVTVDDKKNFTIEVGIPPTTALVMKEAGITKGSTEPGALVAGDLPLEAAVRIARMKFDGMLSYDLKSAVKEVLGTCVSVGVTVEGKKPREMIQAVNNGEYDSVLVA
- a CDS encoding 50S ribosomal protein L1; this translates as MVDKTSIQEAVKTALSKAPERKFKESVDITVNLRNIDMSQPKNRIDETILLPNGFDNIKIAVLGKGDITTQAKEVNVDLIIGPEEIERLGGEPREARKMADEYRFFLAETAMMPLVGRYLGVRLGPRGRMPMPVPQGMDIRPIVQRLRSSVKIRTKDKKVFHTKVGSSGMTPEQIAENIDTVIRRVESVLESGAMNIHSVYVKTTMGPAVRVI
- a CDS encoding 50S ribosomal protein L10, which encodes MALYTHHLPRWKKDEVEEIKRGIEEHSLVGVVDMYGIPASQVQQIRRNLRGTARVKMARNTLIEHALNELGGSVAALNDHADGQSALIFTNENPFKLFKLLEKTKTKMAAKPGETAPEDIVIPKGPTSFKPGPIVGELQQVGIPAAIEGGKVKIRETKTVVKRGEVINKKVADALVKLGVKPMDVGLILQAAYYRDTIFTPDLLAIDEDAYANNIVLAAQQAFNLSVNAVIPTRLTVAAIIGKAVREARNVGVEASIYEKDIVDLIIGRAQREMLAVALAAQGRGFELDEATLKAASAATAAAPAAAAPAAAEDKPEEEESEEEKKEEDEEGGMAGLGALFG
- the rpl12p gene encoding 50S ribosomal protein P1, whose product is MEYIYAALLLHNAGKDVTEENVTAVLNAAGVAVQDARVKALVAALEDVNIEEAISKAAVASVAAAPAAAAAPAAAAPAAEEEAEEEGKKEEEEESGMAGLGALFG
- the hypF gene encoding carbamoyltransferase HypF, with translation MRTSGIIIIRGIVQGVGFRPFVYAKAREFGITGTVKNLGSEVEIHAFGERFEEFLVAVSKGTPLSQIDSVDVQNLRGGQTEGFTILESNSGSLSGFIPTDVAICDDCIADIFAQGGRYEGYWATSCVNCGPRYSIINTIPYDRERTSMAEFPVCPACEGEYTDPSCRRHHAQTIACTTCGPGLALLRADGTAVAGDPIREAAALLDAGSIVAIRGIGGFHIACTEEAAGVLKRRLGRTEQPLAVMATPEEVERLAIVSDEERAILHSRARPIVVLEKRDPTSLPAISDLHTIGCMLPYTGLHHLLFANLAHPLLIMTSANLPGYPMITDLGLALKRLPGQVDYILTHDRRIVNRCDDSVVRDGYIIRLSRGLAPKREAIDLGKGCILGVGPELNANVSIYKGGFCITSPHVGNVRNPQTLAYLQETAERLGGLTGARYDRIVHDLHPQFLSTRYAKEVAEATGAELLAVQHHRAHIAATTREECVGIAIDGVGYGDDATIWGGEVFAGQVPHLDRVAHLEVVPMPGGDLATRFPERMLYGILPTSGVRDLLAARGWSDIELAVLVRQVERGLNVAATSSTGRVLDAAAALLGICRERTYDGEPAMKLETAAHAGKPSAWEIEYRRGDGGCEVLSTRSLLSEAYRRSAAGERAEDLAASLQHNLARGVAAMAVRAAEERGIPRVALSGGVAYNRAIRETIRSEIRAAGLEFIMNRDYPLGDGCISFGQVVYGGSVEK
- a CDS encoding ArsR family transcriptional regulator, which encodes MTGHIKILNDPVELVPLLITFNNVDYKKIYELLNKAWLTEEDLVAYAGPSTVTECLAILKKGNLIEEQWRMPKPGEKPLKEYRATYSKFRASFQCSMGDIGDLLHIAVSNDEGLRTIVDSVEQEIVAGTTSIGDISRKYGVSPTFIKGLAKRIPGLDVKGQGMVLLDRIH
- a CDS encoding DUF7839 domain-containing protein, with protein sequence MTEFTDDPLYVILRSKREATRFQILVEVAEHQPAVRQQEIAAKLGVTPQAVSEYIRELVDEGLVTAHGRGRYEVTKNGIEWVLHHAEALESYARHVNRDIIQQVAVWTAIARDDIRKGDTVGVFMQDGWLYATKEEQSATGLATMDAAPGEDLGVAQLNGIIQHEEGLIHVCKVPRVERGGSRQVSTDLLREAIRDVEMVGAVGLESYVALRKAGIEPDMFFGSREGVVEAAFHGRECAIFIVDEEFTDFLKRLETVGLTYTIHDLIPS
- a CDS encoding DEAD/DEAH box helicase; amino-acid sequence: MKVIVQPQKGTYKLLFVEGGRVEGSGFVDLTATPKGQRPKNFKMRRRGKQLKPTPTRDLIALLRRSSVLLAARSPEFESFLADLQISWSRINICRFCQLEDRFVPVDRTTGVRYGGEWICMECAKREMRRELGYLGKFGGSVLVHLEKLLVQVRDLDRVLASVGPEHPDRKRTLFDRLEAHEVQETAHITDLPLPPAFAKAAGVEYLMPVQQLAVQNGLLEGQHLLVVAATASGKTFIGEMAGMKNFLEGRGRTLFLVPLVALANQKYQRFRDRYGHLVRVTLQTGVSRLNLPETRSSGDRDVNAPVVVGTYEGIDHALRTGRSLKDIGTVVIDEVQMLEDPERGHRLDGLIARLKHIAPEAQFLYLSATIGAPGLLAEKLQANLVRYADRPVPLERHLIFVERNKKINFIKQMVAEEFKIRSSKGYRGQTIVFTNSRARCHVIADALGKNAAPYHAGLTSQERRDVERRFANGEVAAVVTTAALAAGVDFPASQVVFDALAMGIKWLTVQEFHQMMGRAGRPDFHDLGRVVILAEPGGSYSRASGKTEEEVAVGLLRGEMEEVAPEYDMEQSTEEFVANAVVSNGDEQQVIKMTRAMVGTLEPALPTLLDYGLVKRRAGRIELTDMARVMAEHFIGAERLMEIMDLVRRMDDAAEIVAELECAEETTP
- a CDS encoding PAS domain S-box protein — its product is MPRPRNRIPFALILPFGISGDILTSPGVLLIELLVVCIAFGLLGIWLKEREVAARIAGMDSSIEGIRSTSSPPARFPAARGDPVSRFVDEVNLMLGELDRSRRDLQESRDRYRLLFDSGNDFLLVCAVGREGTPYRVLDANALACRCLGYTRDELFALAPGSVILIRSDFKKGDLRLHSADLIPREGNRIPVEASIHRITLGGTPAILIIARDVTERRRAEKELLDYRYRLEELVTQRTDELRAANENLRREMKERERIERERMEAYRQIERNIEQFAVLTDHIRNPLQVVQGMADLIDDPRAEKIREQVRQIKAILKQLDEGWVESEKVREYLERYR